In Oncorhynchus tshawytscha isolate Ot180627B linkage group LG06, Otsh_v2.0, whole genome shotgun sequence, the following are encoded in one genomic region:
- the LOC112253363 gene encoding achaete-scute homolog 1b-like produces METTTITTTQLAQNACPFVLTERRTTITLHAPAQECALPNDTTAAGYQSKTTVLKRQRSSSPELLRCKRRLSFNGLGYSIPQQLPVAVARRNERERNRVKQVNMGFQTLRQHVPNGAANKKMSKVETLRSAVEYIRALQQLLDEHDAVSAAFQCGVPSPTISNSYSAEPESPHSTCSSDEGSYEPLSSEEQELLDFTTWFDRY; encoded by the coding sequence ATGGagactaccaccatcaccaccacgcAACTGGCGCAGAACGCATGCCCATTTGTACTGACGGAGAGACGCACCACCATCACCCTGCACGCTCCAGCCCAGGAGTGCGCACTCCCCAATGACACCACTGCAGCCGGCTACCAAAGCAAGACCACCGTGCTGAAAAGACAGCGCTCCAGCTCCCCGGAGCTCCTGCGCTGCAAGCGGCGGCTCAGCTTTAACGGACTCGGGTACTCCATCCCTCAGCAACTCCCTGTTGCCGTGGCTCGGCGAAACGAGCGCGAGAGGAACCGAGTCAAGCAGGTCAACATGGGCTTTCAGACGCTGCGTCAGCACGTGCCCAACGGGGCAGCCAACAAGAAGATGAGCAAAGTGGAGACGCTGCGGTCCGCCGTGGAGTATATTCGAGCTCTGCAGCAGCTACTAGACGAGCATGATGCTGTGTCAGCCGCCTTCCAGTGCGGGGTGCCTTCCCCTACCATCTCCAACAGCTACTCCGCCGAGCCAGAGTCACCCCACTCCACCTGTTCCTCCGACGAGGGGAGCTATGAGCCCCTGAGCTCCGAGGAGCAGGAGCTGCTGGACTTTACCACCTGGTTCGACAGATACTGA